From Lagopus muta isolate bLagMut1 chromosome 12, bLagMut1 primary, whole genome shotgun sequence, one genomic window encodes:
- the CDT1 gene encoding DNA replication factor Cdt1 isoform X2 → MAQLRLTDFFGRTKAAGSLTAKHGARGLKAALLAPPGPRNDDARAPASPRTPTRSAAPAVPRMAGRKRSRREMEAETPGGERGGKSARKRLELPRDAGPEPASPPSLGPLEPPVASRMCAPSPERDSGSTACLEQEELATLQSRLQRMRMKPPAQLPPIPAGVGAELRSRLQSLQSLELRLRAKAAGSGTGQPGVTGTEAPVAAENSARLPAYQRFHALAQDTPPGLTLPYKYKVLAEMFRSVDTIAGMLFNRAETITFAKVKQGVQDMMRKQFEERHVGQIKAVYPSSYRFRQEKNIPTYSSGVKKSEYQLTLEPVLGEDEQLCGRPHLSASRLLERRKEFHRSLVNIVKQHHAAFLAALSPPMEVPEDKLTRWHPRFNVDEVPDISPAELPRPPQEDRISTAQEVLSAARGTMSTKMEKALANLALRSAEAGAEEPALSKAASPASTSSALKGVSQELLERIRAKEARRLQALMTRAAGQEERLAMLGRLPAMARILRGVFVAEKKPALPMELACVRLADSFPTQMAAGEMEKHLRLLAEQLPDWVTIHALRTDTYIKLDKNVDLSLVTERLEKAAKEAEAL, encoded by the exons ATGGCGCAGCTCCGCCTCACCGATTTCTTCGGCCGCACCAAAGCCGCCGGCAGCCTCACCGCCAAGCACGGCGCCCGCGGTCTTAAGGCCGCCCTCCTCGCTCCCCCGGGGCCGCGGAACGATGATGCCCGCGCTCCCGCGTCGCCGCGCACCCCGACCCGCAGCGCTGCCCCGGCGGTGCCGCGGATGGCGGGCAGGAAACGGAGCCGCCGGGAGATGGAAGCGGAGACAccgggcggggagcggggcgggaaGTCGGCGCGGAAGCGGCTGGAGCTGCCGCGGGATGCGGGGCCGGAG CCTGCCAGCCCCCCATCGCTGGGTCCCCTGGAGCCCCCCGTAGCCAGCAGGATGTGCGCCCCCAGCCCGGAGCGGGACAGCGGGAGCACAGCATGCCTGGAGCAG GAGGAACTGGCCACGCTGCAGAGCCGTCTCCAGAGGATGAGGATGAAGCCCCCCGCCCAACTGCCCCCCATCCCCGCTGGGGTCGGCGCTGAGCTGCGGAGCCgcctgcagagcctgcagagccTGGAGCTGCGGCTCCGTGCCaaggcagcaggcagtgggacGGGGCAGCCTGGGGTCACCGGCACAGAGGCTCCGGTAGCAGCAGAGAATAG CGCACGGCTCCCCGCATACCAGCGCTTCCATGCCCTGGCACAGGACACACCACCAGGGCTGACGCTGCCCTATAAGTACAAAGTGCTGGCAGAGATGTTCCGCAGCGTGGACACCATTGCTGGGATGCTCTTCAACCGTGCTGAGACCATCACCTTCGCCAAAGTCAAGCAGGGTGTGCAGGACATGATGCGCAA GCAGTTTGAGGAGCGGCACGTGGGGCAAATCAAGGCAGTGTATCCCAGCTCGTACCGCTTCCGCCAGGAGAAGAACATCCCCACCTACAGCAGCGGCGTGAAGAAGTCGGAGTATCAGCTGACACTGGAGCCGGTGCTGGGGGAAG aTGAGCAGCTGTGTGGCCGCCCTCACCTGTCAGCATCACGCCTGCTGGAGCGCAGGAAGGAGTTCCACCGCAGCCTGGTGAACATCGTCAAGCAGCACCACGCG GCATTCCTGGCTGCACTGAGCCCTCCCATGGAGGTGCCGGAGGACAAGCTGACCCGCTGGCATCCCCGCTTCAATGTGGATGAGGTGCCTGACatcagcccagcagagctgccacgGCCACCGCAGGAGGACAGGATCAGCACGGCACAGGAGGTGCTGAGTGCAGCTCGGGGCACAATGAGCACTAAG ATGGAAAAAGCTCTTGCCAACCTGGCCTTAAGAAGCGCTGAAGCCGGTGCGGAGGAACCGGCGCTTTCCAAAGCAGCATCCCCTGCCAGCACCTCCAGCGCTCTCAAAGGGGtgtcccaggagctgctggagcgg ATCCGTGCTAAGGAGGCCCGGCGGCTGCAGGCACTGATGACACGGGcggcagggcaggaggagcgGCTGGCCATGCTGGGCCGACTGCCGGCCATGGCCCGCATCCTGCGTGGGGTCTTTGTGGCCGAGAAGAAGCCGGCGCTGCCCATGGAGCTGGCGTGTGTCCGTCTGGCTGACAGCTTCCCCACCCAGATGGCAGCAG gtgagATGGAGAAGCACCTGCGGCTCCTGGCTGAGCAGCTGCCCGACTGGGTGACGATCCACGCCCTGCGCACCGACACCTACATCAAGCTGGACAAGAATGTGGACCTCAGCCTCGTCACCGAGAGGCTGGAGAAGGCAGCCAAGGAGGCAGAAGCCCTCTGA
- the CDT1 gene encoding DNA replication factor Cdt1 isoform X1, with amino-acid sequence MAQLRLTDFFGRTKAAGSLTAKHGARGLKAALLAPPGPRNDDARAPASPRTPTRSAAPAVPRMAGRKRSRREMEAETPGGERGGKSARKRLELPRDAGPEPASPPSLGPLEPPVASRMCAPSPERDSGSTACLEQEELATLQSRLQRMRMKPPAQLPPIPAGVGAELRSRLQSLQSLELRLRAKAAGSGTGQPGVTGTEAPVAAENSSARLPAYQRFHALAQDTPPGLTLPYKYKVLAEMFRSVDTIAGMLFNRAETITFAKVKQGVQDMMRKQFEERHVGQIKAVYPSSYRFRQEKNIPTYSSGVKKSEYQLTLEPVLGEDEQLCGRPHLSASRLLERRKEFHRSLVNIVKQHHAAFLAALSPPMEVPEDKLTRWHPRFNVDEVPDISPAELPRPPQEDRISTAQEVLSAARGTMSTKMEKALANLALRSAEAGAEEPALSKAASPASTSSALKGVSQELLERIRAKEARRLQALMTRAAGQEERLAMLGRLPAMARILRGVFVAEKKPALPMELACVRLADSFPTQMAAGEMEKHLRLLAEQLPDWVTIHALRTDTYIKLDKNVDLSLVTERLEKAAKEAEAL; translated from the exons ATGGCGCAGCTCCGCCTCACCGATTTCTTCGGCCGCACCAAAGCCGCCGGCAGCCTCACCGCCAAGCACGGCGCCCGCGGTCTTAAGGCCGCCCTCCTCGCTCCCCCGGGGCCGCGGAACGATGATGCCCGCGCTCCCGCGTCGCCGCGCACCCCGACCCGCAGCGCTGCCCCGGCGGTGCCGCGGATGGCGGGCAGGAAACGGAGCCGCCGGGAGATGGAAGCGGAGACAccgggcggggagcggggcgggaaGTCGGCGCGGAAGCGGCTGGAGCTGCCGCGGGATGCGGGGCCGGAG CCTGCCAGCCCCCCATCGCTGGGTCCCCTGGAGCCCCCCGTAGCCAGCAGGATGTGCGCCCCCAGCCCGGAGCGGGACAGCGGGAGCACAGCATGCCTGGAGCAG GAGGAACTGGCCACGCTGCAGAGCCGTCTCCAGAGGATGAGGATGAAGCCCCCCGCCCAACTGCCCCCCATCCCCGCTGGGGTCGGCGCTGAGCTGCGGAGCCgcctgcagagcctgcagagccTGGAGCTGCGGCTCCGTGCCaaggcagcaggcagtgggacGGGGCAGCCTGGGGTCACCGGCACAGAGGCTCCGGTAGCAGCAGAGAATAG CAGCGCACGGCTCCCCGCATACCAGCGCTTCCATGCCCTGGCACAGGACACACCACCAGGGCTGACGCTGCCCTATAAGTACAAAGTGCTGGCAGAGATGTTCCGCAGCGTGGACACCATTGCTGGGATGCTCTTCAACCGTGCTGAGACCATCACCTTCGCCAAAGTCAAGCAGGGTGTGCAGGACATGATGCGCAA GCAGTTTGAGGAGCGGCACGTGGGGCAAATCAAGGCAGTGTATCCCAGCTCGTACCGCTTCCGCCAGGAGAAGAACATCCCCACCTACAGCAGCGGCGTGAAGAAGTCGGAGTATCAGCTGACACTGGAGCCGGTGCTGGGGGAAG aTGAGCAGCTGTGTGGCCGCCCTCACCTGTCAGCATCACGCCTGCTGGAGCGCAGGAAGGAGTTCCACCGCAGCCTGGTGAACATCGTCAAGCAGCACCACGCG GCATTCCTGGCTGCACTGAGCCCTCCCATGGAGGTGCCGGAGGACAAGCTGACCCGCTGGCATCCCCGCTTCAATGTGGATGAGGTGCCTGACatcagcccagcagagctgccacgGCCACCGCAGGAGGACAGGATCAGCACGGCACAGGAGGTGCTGAGTGCAGCTCGGGGCACAATGAGCACTAAG ATGGAAAAAGCTCTTGCCAACCTGGCCTTAAGAAGCGCTGAAGCCGGTGCGGAGGAACCGGCGCTTTCCAAAGCAGCATCCCCTGCCAGCACCTCCAGCGCTCTCAAAGGGGtgtcccaggagctgctggagcgg ATCCGTGCTAAGGAGGCCCGGCGGCTGCAGGCACTGATGACACGGGcggcagggcaggaggagcgGCTGGCCATGCTGGGCCGACTGCCGGCCATGGCCCGCATCCTGCGTGGGGTCTTTGTGGCCGAGAAGAAGCCGGCGCTGCCCATGGAGCTGGCGTGTGTCCGTCTGGCTGACAGCTTCCCCACCCAGATGGCAGCAG gtgagATGGAGAAGCACCTGCGGCTCCTGGCTGAGCAGCTGCCCGACTGGGTGACGATCCACGCCCTGCGCACCGACACCTACATCAAGCTGGACAAGAATGTGGACCTCAGCCTCGTCACCGAGAGGCTGGAGAAGGCAGCCAAGGAGGCAGAAGCCCTCTGA